One part of the Raphanus sativus cultivar WK10039 chromosome 7, ASM80110v3, whole genome shotgun sequence genome encodes these proteins:
- the LOC108817315 gene encoding triacylglycerol lipase SDP1L — MDISNEANMDPFSIGPTGIIGRTIAFRVLFCKSTATLRHKLLVFLVCFYGKAKVILKPLMSWLHPRNPQGILAMVTTMAFMLNRYTSLKAKAEMAYRRKFWRNMMTAALTHEEWSHAAKMLDKETPKVNETDLFDVELVRNKLEELKHRRHENSLRDIIFCMRADLVRNLGNMCNPELHKGRLQVPRLIKEYIDEVSTQLRMVCDTDTEELSLEEKLSFMHETRHAFGRTALLLSGGASLGAFHLGVVKTLVEHKLLPRIIAGSSVGSVMCAVVGTRSWPELQSFFEGSWHALQFFDQMGGIFTIAKRVMTQGAVHEIRHLQWKLRNLTNNLTFQEAYDITGRILGITVCSPRKHEPPRCLNYLTSPHVVIWSAVTASCAFPGLFEAQELMAKDRTGEIVPYHPLFNMDPGENSGASVRRWRDGSLEMDLPMIQLKELFNVNHFIVSQANPHIAPFLRMKEFVRACGGRFAAKLAQLMEMEVKHRCNQVLELGLPLREVAKLFAQEWEGDVTIVMPATISQYLKIIQNPSNVEIQKAANQGRRCTWEKLAVIKANFGIELALDECVAVLNHMRRLKRTAQRAAAAASALSSSLSSSHHHHHHPHPLPVGPTRFNASKRIPSWNCIARENSTGSVDDDVLSEAALLYQQLVVNRGGNCNGSHDGDSPEAGDWTRSGGPLMRTTSAQMFMDYVQNLEGAEQGVELNGDAAARSITVAEGDYLQTGRTHNGFVLNLVRGESLRRNNNQDVEDRLNVDEAPECVQLDSPEKDIDRGSSASEDGDAEVVVDTNVSHEE; from the exons ATGGATATAAGCAACGAAGCAAACATGGATCCCTTCTCAATAGGACCCACGGGTATCATCGGAAGAACCATTGCCTTCCGGGTCCTGTTCTGCAAATCAACGGCTACGCTCAGACACAAACTGTTAGTGTTCCTCGTGTGTTTCTACGGAAAAGCTAAAGTTATTCTAAAACCGCTTATGTCGTGGTTACATCCAAGGAACCCACAAGGGATCTTGGCTATGGTGACAACGATGGCCTTTATGTTGAATCGCTACACGAGCTTAAAAGCAAAAGCTGAGATGGCTTACAGGAGGAAGTTCTGGAGGAACATGATGACAGCTGCATTGACTCACGAGGAATGGTCTCACGCTGCCAAGATGCTTGATAAAGAGACTCCTAAGGTGAACGAGACCGATCTTTTCGACGTGGAGCTCGTGAGGAACAAGCTCGAGGAGCTTAAGCATAGACGTCATGAGAATTCTCTGAGAGACATTATCTTCTGCATGAGAGCTGATCTTGTTAGAAACCTCGGTAACATGTGTAACCCTGAGCTTCACAAAGGAAGGCTTCAAGTTCCGAGGCTCATCAAAGAGTATATCGATGAGGTCTCTACGCAGCTTAGAATGGTTTGTGATACGGACACGGAAGAGCTTTCTCTCGAGGAGAAACTATCTTTTATGCACGAGACGAGACATGCGTTTGGTAGAACGGCTCTGCTTCTGAGCGGAGGAGCTTCTCTCGGTGCTTTCCATCTCGGTGTGGTGAAGACCCTTGTGGAACACAAGCTGTTGCCGAGGATTATAGCCGGTTCAAGCGTGGGGTCTGTGATGTGTGCGGTCGTTGGGACGAGGTCGTGGCCTGAGTTACAAAGCTTCTTTGAAGGCTCTTGGCACGCGTTGCAGTTCTTTGACCAGATGGGAGGGATCTTCACTATTGCGAAACGTGTTATGACTCAAGGTGCGGTTCATGAGATCAGGCATTTGCAGTGGAAGCTGAGGAACCTCACTAACAATCTCACGTTCCAAGAAGCTTACGACATTACAGGACGTATCCTGGGGATTACAGTTTGTTCGCCGAGGAAGCACGAGCCGCCTAGATGTCTTAACTATCTGACATCTCCTCATGTGGTGATATGGAGTGCAGTGACTGCTTCTTGTGCCTTCCCGGGTCTTTTTGAGGCTCAAGAACTCATGGCTAAAGATAGAACTGGTGAGATTGTTCCGTATCACCCACTCTTCAACATGGATCCTGGAGAGAACTCAGGAGCTTCGGTTAGGCGCTGGAGAGATGGTAGTTTGGAGATGGACTTGCCGATGATACAACTCAAAGAGCTTTTTAATGTTAACCATTTCATTGTGAGTCAAGCTAACCCTCACATCGCACCTTTCTTGAGGATGAAGGAGTTTGTGAGAGCTTGTGGAGGCAGATTTGCAGCAAAG CTTGCTCAACTAATGGAGATGGAAGTGAAGCATAGATGTAATCAAGTGCTAGAGCTCGGGTTGCCTCTGAGAGAAGTAGCGAAGCTATTTGCTCAAGAATGGGAAGGGGATGTCACTATCGTCATGCCAGCCACTATTTCTCAG TACTTGAAGATCATACAGAACCCATCAAACGTAGAGATCCAAAAGGCGGCAAACCAAGGAAGGAGATGCACGTGGGAGAAGCTGGCAGTCATCAAAGCAAACTTCGGAATCGAGCTCGCCCTCGACGAGTGCGTCGCCGTCCTCAACCACATGCGCCGCCTCAAACGCACCGCACAAAGAGCAGCAGCCGCCGCCTCCGCCTTATCCTCCTCCTTATCCTCCTCccaccatcaccaccaccatccTCATCCTCTACCCGTGGGACCCACACGGTTCAACGCCTCCAAGAGAATCCCTTCCTGGAACTGCATCGCCCGCGAGAACTCAACCGGTTCCGTCGACGACGACGTCCTCTCCGAAGCCGCCCTGCTCTACCAGCAGCTCGTGGTCAACCGAGGCGGTAACTGCAACGGCTCGCACGACGGAGACTCGCCGGAAGCTGGTGACTGGACGAGGTCCGGCGGACCGTTGATGAGGACCACGTCGGCTCAGATGTTCATGGACTACGTGCAGAATCTTGAAGGTGCTGAACAAGGCGTCGAGTTGAACGGAGACGCTGCTGCGAGGAGCATCACTGTGGCGGAAGGGGATTATCTGCAGACGGGGAGGACGCATAACGGATTCGTGTTGAATCTTGTTAGGGGGGAGAGTTTGAGGAGGAATAATAATCAAGACGTGGAGGATAGGCTAAACGTGGATGAAGCTCCCGAGTGCGTGCAGCTTGATTCGCCCGAGAAGGATATCGATAGAGGCAGCTCGGCGTCTGAAGACGGAGACgcggaggtggtggtggatacGAATGTAAGCCACGAGGAGTGA